The following proteins are encoded in a genomic region of Gossypium hirsutum isolate 1008001.06 chromosome D05, Gossypium_hirsutum_v2.1, whole genome shotgun sequence:
- the LOC107907509 gene encoding putative inactive cadmium/zinc-transporting ATPase HMA3 — MAANKKKLQKSYFDVLGLCCSSEVPLIENILKPLEGVKQVSVIVPTRTVIVVHDNLLVSQLQIVKALNQARLEANVRAPGEIKYQKKWPSPFAMACGLLLLISFFKYVYRPLQWVAVGAVVIGICPILLKGYAAITNFRLDINILMLIAVIGSIAMKDYTEAATIVFLFTIAEWLESRASHKATAVMSSLMSMSPQKAVIAESGEEVDVDEVKLNTVLAVKAGEVIPIDGIVVDGNCEVDEKTLTGESLPVSKQKDSTVWAGTINLNGYISVKTTAVAEDCVVAKMAKLVEEAQNSKSTTQRFIDKCAQFYTPAIIVVSVAIAVIPAAFRVHNLRHWFHLALVVLVSACPCALILSTPVASFCTLTKAATSGLLVKGGDYLEILSNIKITAFDKTGTLTRGEFVVTNFRSLCQDISFNSLLYWVSSIESKSSHPMAAALIEYGRSHSIEPKPETVEDYQNFPGEGIYGRIDGRDIYIGSRKVSVRAHGTAPNVEGNMMEGKTIGYVFCGATPAGIFSLSDACRTGAAEAVNELKSMGIKTAMLTGDNQAAAIHVQEQLGNSLDVIHADLLPQDKARIVEEFKKEGPTAMLGDGINDAPALATADIGISMGISGSALATETGHVILMSNDIRKIPKAIRLARKAHRKVIQNVILSISTKVAILALAFAGHPLVWAAVLADVGTCLLVIFNSMLLLHGTHKHAGKCSKSSAASHKDKQGCNTSHCHSSHNHEHSSIDKKVQKACEPQKCSSRSCASRCQSNPSNSDASSNSCGSNKCTESTGTREMKHCDQGSCNIVNHKIEAHNLPSKCCSSHGKLGEKHCHHSSNQQGTKADHCHSTCGGNHTDRQTLGTFVEHSCLESPKPEAHPYSNKCFTDYWESPHTAIDIPMNTSHETAQACMSVEKREMGGCCKSYMKECCGKHGHFRSGLTEIVTE; from the exons ATGGCTGCAAATAAGAAAAAACTGCAGAAGAGTTACTTCGACGTGTTGGGACTATGTTGTTCCTCTGAGGTTCCGCTGATAGAAAACATATTGAAACCCCTTGAAGGAGTGAAACAAGTATCTGTGATTGTTCCTACAAGAACTGTCATTGTTGTTCACGACAATCTCCTTGTGTCTCAGCTTCAAATTG tAAAGGCTCTAAATCAAGCAAGACTGGAAGCAAATGTGAGAGCACCTGGGGAGATAAAGTACCAAAAGAAATGGCCAAGTCCTTTTGCAATGGCTTGTGGGTTGCTACTTTTGATATCGTTTTTCAAGTATGTCTACCGTCCTTTACAATGGGTGGCGGTGGGAGCGGTGGTTATTGGTATCTGCCCCATTCTTTTGAAGGGTTATGCTGCTATCACCAATTTCAGGCTGGATATCAACATTCTCATGCTAATAGCag TGATAGGGAGCATTGCAATGAAAGACTACACTGAAGCTGCCACCATAGTCTTCCTCTTCACCATTGCGGAATGGCTTGAGTCAAGAGCAAGCCATAAG GCAACTGCTGTTATGTCGTCATTGATGAGTATGAGTCCTCAAAAAGCGGTCATTGCCGAGAGTGGAGAAGAAGTGGATGTGGATGAAGTCAAATTGAACACTGTCCTCGCTGTTAAGGCGGGTGAAGTCATACCCATTGATGGAATCGTTGTAGATGGGAATTGTGAAGTGGATGAGAAAACCCTCACCGGTGAATCGCTTCCTGTTTCCAAACAAAAGGACTCAACTGTCTGGGCTGGCACCATTAATTTAAATG GTTACATTAGTGTTAAAACTACTGCTGTGGCAGAAGACTGTGTAGTAGCTAAAATGGCAAAGCTGGTGGAAGAAGCTCAGAATAGCAAATCCACCACCCAAAGATTCATAGACAAATGTGCTCAGTTCTACACCCcag CAATTATAGTTGTATCAGTCGCCATCGCTGTGATTCCAGCTGCATTTAGAGTGCATAACCTTCGCCACTGGTTTCACTTGGCACTGGTCGTGTTGGTGAGTGCATGTCCATGTGCGCTTATACTTTCCACTCCTGTTGCCAGCTTTTGTACACTTACAAAAGCTGCAACATCGGGGCTTTTGGTTAAAGGGGGTGACTATCTCGAAATTCTTTCCAACATCAAGATCACAGCTTTTGATAAAACTGGTACACTTACCAGGGGTGAATTTGTTGTGACCAATTTTCGATCTCTCTGCCAAGATATAAGCTTCAATTCATTGCTTTACTG GGTTTCAAGCATAGAGAGTAAGTCAAGTCATCCAATGGCAGCTGCACTTATAGAATATGGAAGATCACATTCAATTGAACCAAAGCCTGAAACTGTGGAGGATTATCAAAATTTCCCTGGCGAAGGTATTTACGGGAGAATTGATGGAAGAGATATTTACATTGGGAGCAGAAAAGTATCAGTGAGAGCCCATGGAACAG CTCCGAATGTAGAAGGTAATATGATGGAAGGAAAGACCATTGGATATGTATTTTGTGGGGCAACCCCTGCTGGAATCTTCAGTCTTTCGGATGCTTGCCGAACTGGGGCTGCAGAAGCAGTAAATGAGCTCAAGTCAATGGGGATCAAGACTGCTATGCTTACAGGAGACAATCAAGCAGCAGCCATACATGTACAAGAACAG CTGGGGAATAGTCTAGATGTGATCCATGCAGACCTTCTTCCCCAAGACAAGGCAAGAATAGTTGAAGAGTTTAAGAAAGAGGGCCCAACAGCAATGCTTGGAGACGGCATCAATGATGCACCTGCACTTGCTACAGCTGATATTGGCATCTCAATGGGCATTTCGGGTTCAGCACTTGCAACAGAGACAGGTCATGTAATTCTCATGTCAAATGACATTAGAAAGATACCAAAAGCTATCCGACTCGCGAGAAAAGCTCATAGGAAAGTGATTCAGAACGTAATTTTGTCAATCAGTACTAAGGTGGCTATTCTTGCACTGGCATTTGCTGGTCATCCACTTGTATGGGCAGCTGTTCTTGCCGACGTTGGCACATGCTTGTTGGTGATCTTCAATAGCATGCTCCTTTTACACGGAACACACAAGCATGCTGGAAAATGTAGCAAATCTTCAGCTGCATCACATAAAGACAAGCAAGGATGTAACACCagtcattgccattcatctcatAACCATGAACATTCTAGTATAGACAAAAAGGTCCAAAAGGCATGTGAGCCCCAAAAATGTTCCTCCCGTAGCTGTGCCTCTAGATGTCAATCTAACCCTTCCAATTCAgatgcatcttcaaattcatgTGGGAGCAACAAATGCACAGAGTCAACAGGGACACGTGAAATGAAGCATTGTGACCAGGGAAGCTGTAACATAGTCAATCACAAGATTGAGGCCCACAATTTGCCCAGTAAATGTTGTTCAAGCCATGGCAAGTTGGGGGAAAAGCACTGCCATCATTCGTCTAATCAGCAAGGGACAAAAGCTGATCATTGTCATTCCACTTGTGGTGGAAACCATACTGACCGTCAAACTTTAGGAACCTTTGTAGAGCATAGTTGTTTAGAGAGCCCGAAACCAGAGGCTCATCCTTATTCAAACAAGTGTTTTACAGATTATTGGGAGTCACCTCACACTGCCATAGACATTCCAATGAACACAAGCCATGAGACAGCGCAAGCTTGTATGAGTGTGGAGAAGAGAGAAATGGGTGGTTGTTGCAAGAGCTATATGAAAGAATGTTGTGGTAAGCACGGACATTTTAGATCTGGTTTAACAGAAATCGTCACTGAATAG
- the LOC107907508 gene encoding U3 small nucleolar ribonucleoprotein protein IMP3, with translation MRKLKFHEKKLLKKVNFLEWKREGGHRENLILHRYHVTGRDDYKKYSSLCRMVQKLVNILKQMDPRDPFRIEMTDLLLEKLYNMGVIPTRKSLALCDRLSVSSFCRRRLSTVLVHLKFAEHLKEAVTYVEQGHIRVGPETVTDPAFLVTRNMEDFITWVDTSKIRRKVLEYNEKLDDYDAMN, from the exons ATGAGGAAGCTAAAGTTTCATGAGAAAAAACTGTTGAAGAAAGTAAAttttttggaatggaaaagagaaGGTGGTCACCGGGAGAATCTCATTCTGCATCGTTATCATGTCACTGGTCGTGACGATTATAAGAA ATATTCCAGTTTGTGCCGGATGGTCCAGAAATTGGTGAATATATTGAAGCAGATGGATCCTCGAGACCCTTTTCGGATCGAGATGACTGATTTACTGTTAGAGAAACT ATACAATATGGGCGTAATCCCGACCAGGAAAAGCTTGGCTCTATGCGATCGGTTATCAGTGTCATCTTTTTGTAG GCGTAGGCTCTCAACTGTGTTGGTGCACCTAAAGTTTGCAGAACACTTGAAAGAAGCAGTCACGTATGTTGAGCAGGGACACATTCGTGTCGGTCCAGAGACAGTGACAGACCCGGCATTCCTTGTAACAAGGAACATGGAAGACTTCATTACATGGGTAGACACATCGAAAATACGGAGGAAGGTGTTGGAATACAATGAGAAGTTGGATGATTATGATGCAATGAACTGA
- the LOC107907505 gene encoding pentatricopeptide repeat-containing protein At2g34400: protein MQKAKGSSNLVSRQITILSETHFHQSSAEKLLSLLKKCTSTKLLQQFHTQMLVNAIQKPNFLLSKIIDLKNFAYASLLFSQMPQSNDYAFNVMIRGLTTAWKNYSATLHFYYQMKFLGLKPNKFTYPFLFIACANLLQLTHGQLAHSSVFKLGLDADSHTTHSLITMYARCSELGSARKVFDEITDRDLVSWNSMISGYSKMRQASEAVGLFGKMREEGFVPDEMTLVSVLGACGDLGDLSLGMWVEGFVVKHKIQLSSYIGSALVDMYGKCGDLVSARRVFDGMLGKDVVTWNAMSTGYAQNGMSDEAIKLFHGMNDAGVNPDKRTLAGVLSACASIGALELGKWIDAYASQRGLQHDIFVSTALVDMYAKCGSLDDARRVFENMPIKNEVSWNAMISALAFHGRSQEALSLFERMSTEGTDACPNDVTFVGVLSACVHAGLVDEGWRYFNLMNLSYGLTPKIEHYSCMVDLLSRAGKLYEAWDFIEKMPEKPDAIVLGALLGACQKSKNLDLSEKVMLLLLQMEPSNSGNYVISSKIYAKSRRWDESAQMRALMRHRGVSKTPGCSWLDIEGQLHEFLAGDDLLYHSSELHQVFELLNVEMKREGYIPKVD, encoded by the exons ATGCAGAAAGCGAAAGGCTCTTCGAACCTGGTTTCCCGCCAAATCACCATTCTTTCGGAAACCCATTTTCACCAATCTTCTGCAGAGAAGCTGTTATCCCTGTTAAAAAAATGCACGTCCACCAAGCTCTTACAACAATTCCACACCCAAATGCTCGTCAATGCCATTCAAAAACCAAACTTCCTTCTCTCCAAAATCATTGACCTCAAGAACTTCGCCTACGCTTCTCTTCTCTTTTCCCAAATGCCGCAATCCAACGATTATGCTTTCAATGTCATGATCCGTGGCCTTACCACCGCATGGAAAAACTACTCTGCAACTCTTCATTTCTATTATCAAATGAAGTTTTTGGGTTTAAAACCAAATAAATTCACTTACCCTTTTCTGTTTATTGCGTGTGCTAATCTTTTACAGCTGACCCATGGCCAGTTAGCTCATTCCTCCGTGTTTAAACTTGGCTTGGACGCTGATTCTCATACTACTCATTCTTTGATAACCATGTATGCCCGTTGTAGCGAATTGGGTAGTGCTCGTAAGGTGTTTGATGAAATAACCGACAGGGATTTGGTGTCATGGAACTCGATGATTTCGGGGTATTCTAAAATGAGGCAGGCGAGTGAGGCGGTGGGATTGTTTGGGAAGATGAGAGAAGAAGGATTTGTACCTGATGAGATGACATTAGTCAGTGTTTTGGGGGCTTGCGGGGACTTGGGGGATTTAAGCCTAGGGATGTGGGTGGAGGGGTTTGTTGTGAAACATAAGATTCAATTGAGTTCATATATTGGGTCTGCTTTGGTTGATATGTATGGAAAGTGTGGGGATTTGGTATCGGCAAGGAGGGTCTTTGATGGAATGCTGGGGAAGGATGTGGTCACCTGGAATGCCATGAGCACTGG GTATGCACAAAATGGAATGTCAGATGAAGCAATCAAGTTGTTTCATGGCATGAACGATGCAGGAGTTAACCCAGACAAAAGAACATTGGCCGGAGTTCTTTCAGCATGTGCCTCAATTGGGGCCCTTGAATTGGGCAAATGGATTGATGCATATGCATCGCAAAGAGGCTTACAACATGATATCTTTGTTTCTACTGCATTGGTTGATATGTATGCTAAGTGTGGGAGCTTGGATGATGCACGAAGAGTATTTGAAAACATGCCTATTAAAAATGAGGTTTCATGGAATGCAATGATCTCTGCTCTTGCTTTTCATGGGCGATCTCAGGAGGCTTTATCACTATTTGAGCGCATGTCAACTGAGGGTACGGATGCCTGTCCAAATGATGTGACATTTGTGGGAGTACTTTCAGCATGTGTGCATGCAGGATTGGTTGATGAAGGCTGGCGGTATTTTAACTTGATGAACTTGTCATATGGGTTAACACCAAAAATTGAGCATTACTCTTGCATGGTTGATCTTTTGTCACGTGCTGGTAAACTTTATGAGGCTTGGGACTTCATTGAGAAGATGCCTGAAAAACCAGATGCAATTGTATTGGGAGCACTACTCGGTGCCTGTCAAAAGTCCAAAAATCTTGATCTTAGCGAGAAGGTGATGCTACTTCTTCTTCAAATGGAGCCTTCAAATTCTGGAAACTATGTTATCTCATCAAAGATATATGCGAAATCAAGAAGGTGGGATGAATCAGCACAAATGAGGGCATTGATGAGACATAGGGGTGTCAGTAAAACTCCTGGTTGTAGCTGGCTTGACATTGAAGGTCAACTTCATGAATTTCTTGCCGGAGATGACTTGCTATATCATTCAAGTGAGCTTCATCAAGTGTTTGAGTTGTTGAATGTGGAGATGAAGAGGGAAGGATATATTCCAAAGGTTGATTAA
- the LOC107907507 gene encoding peptidyl-prolyl cis-trans isomerase CYP59 isoform X2: MSVLIVTSLGDIVVDLFTDKCPLTCKNFLKLCKIKYYHGCLFHTVQKDFTAQTGDPTGTGSGGDSVYKFLYGDQARFFGDEIHHDIKHSKTGTVAMASAGENLNASQFYFTLRDDLDYLDGKHTVFGEVAEGLETLTRINEAYVDEKSRPYKNIRIKHTHILDDPFDDPPQLSELIPGASPEGKPKDEVDDDVRLEDDWVPMDEQLGASELEEVLRAKDAHSRAVVLESIGDIPDAEIKPPENVLFVCKLNPVTEDEDLHTIFSRFGTVVSAEVIRDYKTGDSLCYAFIEFETNEACEQAYFKMDNALIDDRRIHVDFSQSVAKLWSQYRRKDQQKVKVNGDGCFKCGAIDHVAKDCTEGPSTQLQNSKYILKDENAQHGGDNSSRYEMVFDGDAPETPQQGKMDLSHEFDGNERRYKINRNSSHTMEGKDFNDKDKQRNRSRDYRADMSRSGGWRDEKHLKDQFDGERHVDRQRGRDEQSHRKSSSDVRGDDRRGDAGNRKRYADDNSPPNRRQDDHRKRSRDDDAYTDKKGESDYLKKYAESNRRDSRNELSYRRSGANDHVHKDRREERTDRHRRTESDDDHDRDRRWHRRTESDDDHDRDKRSRGDRKR, encoded by the exons ATGTCTGTTTTAATAGTGACGAGCTTAGGCGATATTGTGGTGGATTTGTTCACAGACAAATGTCCTTTAACCTGCAAAAACTTTTTGAAGCTTTGCAA GATTAAGTATTATCATGGGTGTCTGTTTCACACTGTTCAGAAGGATTTTACTGCCCAAACAGGGGACCCTACTGGGACTGGCTCAGGTGGAGACTCCGTGTATAA aTTCCTTTATGGTGATCAGGCTCGATTTTTCGGCGATGAGATTCATCATGATATAAAGCATTCCAAGACCGGCACTGTTGCAATGGCTAGCGCTGGGGAGAATCTTAATGCTTCCCAG TTCTATTTCACACTTCGGGATGATTTAGACTATCTTGACGGGAAGCACACA GTCTTTGGAGAAGTTGCTGAAGGATTGGAAACTTTGACCAGGATTAATGAAGCTTATGTAGATGAGAAGAGCAGGCCATATAAAAATATCCG AATCAAACACACACACATATTAGATGATCCTTTTGATGATCCTCCCCAGTTGTCTGAGTTGATTCCTGGTGCTTCTCCTGAAGGAAAACCAAAGGATGAG GTTGATGATGATGTTCGGCTTGAAGATGATTGGGTTCCCATGGATGAACAACTAGGTGCTTCGGAGCTTGAGGAGGTTCTCCGTGCAAAGGATGCCCATTCGAGAGCAGTTGTACTTGAAAGT ATTGGGGATATTCCTGATGCTGAAATTAAGCCTCCTGAGAATGttctatttgtttgtaaattGAATCCAGTTACTGAA GATGAGGACTTGCATACTATATTTTCTCGTTTTGGAACCGTTGTATC GGCTGAGGTAATCCGTGATTATAAGACTGGAGACAGCTTATGCTATGCTTTCATTG AATTTGAGACCAATGAGGCGTGTGAACAAGCATATTTCAAG ATGGATAATGCGTTGATTGATGACAGAAGGATACATGTGGATTTTAGTCAAAGTGTTGCAAAACTTTGGTCCCAATACAGGCGCAAGGATCAACAGAAGGTAAAGGTAAA CGGTGATG gttgttttaaatgtggtgcTATTGATCACGTTGCTAAGGATTGTACTGAGGGACCCTCAACCCAGTTGcaaaattctaaatatattttaaaggatGAAAATGCACAGCATGGTGGAGATAATAGCTCAAG ATATGAGATGGTATTTGATGGGGATGCTCCTGAGACTCCTCAGCAAGGAAAAATGGATCTGTCCCATGAGTTTGATGGCAATGAGCGCAGATACAAAATAAACAGGAATAGTTCTCATACTATGGAGGGGAAAGACTTCAATGATAAGGATAAACAGAGAAACAGAAGTAGAGATTACAGAGCGGATATGAGTCGATCTGGTGGGTGGAGAGATGAGAAACATCTTAAAGATCAATTTGATGGAGAAAGGCATGTAGACAGACAAAGAGGAAGAGATGAGCAAAGTCACAGAAAGAGTAGTTCAGATGTTCGCGGTGATGACCGGAGAGGTGATGCAGGTAACAGAAAGAGATATGCTGACGACAATAGTCCTCCAAATAGAAGACAAGATGATCACAGAAAAAGAAGCCGTGATGATGATGCCTACACTGACAAGAAGGGTGAAAGTGATTATTTGAAGAAATATGCAGAAAGTAACAGACGAGATTCGAGGAATGAGTTGAGTTACAGAAGAAGTGGTGCAAATGACCATGTCCATAAAGATCGGAGGGAAGAACGGACAGATAGGCACCGGAGAACTGAAAGTGATGATGATCATGATAGGGATAGAAGATGGCACCGGAGAACTGAAAGTGATGACGATCATGATAGGGATAAAAGAAGCCGAGGTGATAGGAAGAGATAG
- the LOC107907507 gene encoding peptidyl-prolyl cis-trans isomerase CYP59 isoform X1 has protein sequence MSVLIVTSLGDIVVDLFTDKCPLTCKNFLKLCKIKYYHGCLFHTVQKDFTAQTGDPTGTGSGGDSVYKFLYGDQARFFGDEIHHDIKHSKTGTVAMASAGENLNASQFYFTLRDDLDYLDGKHTVFGEVAEGLETLTRINEAYVDEKSRPYKNIRIKHTHILDDPFDDPPQLSELIPGASPEGKPKDEVDDDVRLEDDWVPMDEQLGASELEEVLRAKDAHSRAVVLESIGDIPDAEIKPPENVLFVCKLNPVTEDEDLHTIFSRFGTVVSAEVIRDYKTGDSLCYAFIEFETNEACEQAYFKMDNALIDDRRIHVDFSQSVAKLWSQYRRKDQQKVKEEVVLNVVLLITLLRIVLRDPQPSCKILNIF, from the exons ATGTCTGTTTTAATAGTGACGAGCTTAGGCGATATTGTGGTGGATTTGTTCACAGACAAATGTCCTTTAACCTGCAAAAACTTTTTGAAGCTTTGCAA GATTAAGTATTATCATGGGTGTCTGTTTCACACTGTTCAGAAGGATTTTACTGCCCAAACAGGGGACCCTACTGGGACTGGCTCAGGTGGAGACTCCGTGTATAA aTTCCTTTATGGTGATCAGGCTCGATTTTTCGGCGATGAGATTCATCATGATATAAAGCATTCCAAGACCGGCACTGTTGCAATGGCTAGCGCTGGGGAGAATCTTAATGCTTCCCAG TTCTATTTCACACTTCGGGATGATTTAGACTATCTTGACGGGAAGCACACA GTCTTTGGAGAAGTTGCTGAAGGATTGGAAACTTTGACCAGGATTAATGAAGCTTATGTAGATGAGAAGAGCAGGCCATATAAAAATATCCG AATCAAACACACACACATATTAGATGATCCTTTTGATGATCCTCCCCAGTTGTCTGAGTTGATTCCTGGTGCTTCTCCTGAAGGAAAACCAAAGGATGAG GTTGATGATGATGTTCGGCTTGAAGATGATTGGGTTCCCATGGATGAACAACTAGGTGCTTCGGAGCTTGAGGAGGTTCTCCGTGCAAAGGATGCCCATTCGAGAGCAGTTGTACTTGAAAGT ATTGGGGATATTCCTGATGCTGAAATTAAGCCTCCTGAGAATGttctatttgtttgtaaattGAATCCAGTTACTGAA GATGAGGACTTGCATACTATATTTTCTCGTTTTGGAACCGTTGTATC GGCTGAGGTAATCCGTGATTATAAGACTGGAGACAGCTTATGCTATGCTTTCATTG AATTTGAGACCAATGAGGCGTGTGAACAAGCATATTTCAAG ATGGATAATGCGTTGATTGATGACAGAAGGATACATGTGGATTTTAGTCAAAGTGTTGCAAAACTTTGGTCCCAATACAGGCGCAAGGATCAACAGAAGGTAAAG GAGGaggttgttttaaatgtggtgcTATTGATCACGTTGCTAAGGATTGTACTGAGGGACCCTCAACCCAGTTGcaaaattctaaatatattttaa
- the LOC107907504 gene encoding 60S acidic ribosomal protein P3: protein MGVFTFVCRSKGGEWSAKQLEGEIESSAASTYELQRKLVQAATACDSSGGVTSSFSVVTPNSAVFQVVIGGAVGGAFIGGGGAAAAPAGGAAAAAEAPAAEEKKEEKEESDDDMGFSLFD, encoded by the exons aTGGGTGTTTTCACATTTGTGTGCAGGAGCAAAGGCGGTGAGTGGTCTGCCAAGCAGTTGGAGGGAGAGATTGAAAGCTCTGCTGCTTCCACTTACGAGCTCCAGCGGAAACTCGTCCAGGCTGCCACCGCCTGCGACTCCTCTGGTGGTGTCACCTCCTCTTTCTCTGTCGTTACCCCTAATTCTGCCGTTTTCCAG GTGGTTATTGGAGGTGCTGTAGGCGGAGCCTTCATCGGGGGTGGAGGTGCTGCTGCTGCTCCGGCTGGAGGCGCTGCCGCTGCCGCTGAAGCTCCTGCAGCTGAGGagaaaaaggaagagaaagaggagAGTGATGACGATATGGGATTCTCTCTCTTTGATTAA